Within the Erigeron canadensis isolate Cc75 chromosome 6, C_canadensis_v1, whole genome shotgun sequence genome, the region ATAGATGCGTCTTATagaccaaaaattaaaatatcatgGCTTTTGGTAATGATCATTGATCAATGCTACGCTTCATGTTACAAGAGACACAGGGTGGAAATATTCACATGAAAAAGTGGGCAGATTGACTTACCAACAGTGATGTCACAACCGCCAAAGAACTCCCCATCGATGTAGAGTTGTGGAAATGTTGGCCATTGAGAATATTCCTTTAAGCCTTGACGCAACATTTCATTCTCGAGAATGTTAACTGTTTCAAAAGGTACATCAACTGCTTTCAAAATGGAAACAACTGTATTTGAGAAACCACATTGCGGGAAGTCCTTCGTTCCCTTCATGAAAAGGATGACCTTGTGTGATGTAACTACTTGATCTAAAGTAGTCTTCAGCTGAGGACTTAATGCTGCAAGTAGATCAAGttgtataaattattaaagatatctcaaggaaaaaaaaaccagTGAAGTTGCTCAACTAACAAGGTTGTTGCCTTCAAATGACACATATTACACTGTGAACATAGCTACTGTTCTACGAAACACACTTTTAAAAGTTTGGAGCAATATCAAAGGATTCAAGTACAACCTTAGTGGTTCAAGGCTGGGTGCAAACCATGTGATTATTAAAACGAACATTCACATCAGAAACGTGTAGCAATTTTTGAAGTAACATTAGCCCGTTAGGATAACAATCTTTAAGCAACAAGCAAGAACCCATATTTTTGTTGTGTGCGGATGTGTTTGTGTCTATGTAAATGAATATATCGTTTGTGATATCATATAGATTTTATCATCAACGTCAATGAGGCAGAAACATTTAAGATGTGAATTATCTACATTTACTGAGGCTACTCTTATACTCTTTAGAGTAGTATGTTTCAGGATgacataattttattgtttaagCATGCACTATCATGAAACCTTAATGATGTTGAATCAAGTAAATATTGTTATAAACTATTATAAACCTCGGAGGTCAATTATATTCACTCCTAATAGCACATGATTAGTATGGATACAATCCAATCACACTTCACTTTCATACAATGTATACGAAAAAGAGGTTGATTATATTCACTCCTAATATCACCCAAAATCCTTCTAATGCTATTTTCCTATCCTTAGACAACGAACGCCAACTTAGGTTCGCTAAGAACTTAGTAGGTTTGCACTCTATATTCAGAAGACGCAATCGTTATCACGGTTAAACCCGTCTGAACTCGTAAATTTATGCTCAAATAAAATGACAAACGAAATGAAAAGGTTGACCAGAacaaaatacacacacatatacatatataatacagtatatatatatatacaaagtagTAGGAGCTAAAGTAATACCAGCAAAGCATTGAATCCTTGTTGAAGGAGGTTGAGTTTGAATACTGTGAGAACCGGGTTTTGAGATGGTGTGGAAGCGCAGGGCGGAGAGACTGATGGTGGTGGGTCCAGATACAGATGAAGATGGGAAAGATGGAATCCTTGATGATGATAATTGCGGCTGCAGAAATCCAATTGAAGACGACATCATTCACTTCTGATTGGAGGGATTTTCGATCACTACTGCCACACGATATGTTCGATGAAATTGGGGGTCTACACTCTACAGATATATATGATGCGAGTATTCTGGGTCAGAATTggcatcttttttatttgtttctggtgtccaattttaattctatatcatttttcttagagaaaatgtcacaaatggtccctgcggtttgtcatattcgcattttgccccctgtgttttttttcgttgcaattggtccttgtctttttcacactaacttctgttagttttgGCCGTTAAATCCCTCACGTGCATATCACGTGAGGGCAGTTTAGTCATTTTACGTAATAATGAGCCCCACCTATcactcttctttcttcttccttgtCTTTCCTACCCAACTTCTTCTATTTTCTGCTTCTCTCTCACCCTCTTTTTCAAGTTTCTTTTTTCATCCATCAATCATAAAAAGCTCTAACcaaaaaagcttataattttgtcAAAATTTATAACAATTGAACATCCCACTGAGCTGTACGAGCAacccatacatacatacatacatacatactagATAATGAGTTCAATTTATAACAACTTATTATTATATCCAACAACTAATAAATACAATCCATATAAAGAACATCAATCCCCACAAATTTATTGCAACTAATAATAATCTATGCTATTTCGTAGAAGCAGCAAATTACATTCACAACTAACCGACACTACCACAATTACC harbors:
- the LOC122603708 gene encoding uncharacterized monothiol glutaredoxin ycf64-like; the encoded protein is MMSSSIGFLQPQLSSSRIPSFPSSSVSGPTTISLSALRFHTISKPGSHSIQTQPPSTRIQCFAALSPQLKTTLDQVVTSHKVILFMKGTKDFPQCGFSNTVVSILKAVDVPFETVNILENEMLRQGLKEYSQWPTFPQLYIDGEFFGGCDITVDAYKSGELQELLERASLS